Proteins co-encoded in one Neofelis nebulosa isolate mNeoNeb1 chromosome 2, mNeoNeb1.pri, whole genome shotgun sequence genomic window:
- the AMPD1 gene encoding AMP deaminase 1 isoform X2, with protein MPLLKLPEIDDEIRSLAEKVFASEVKDEGGRQEISPFDVDEICPISHHEMRAHIFHLEAMSTSTEGRRKKRFHGRKTVNLSIPQSEASSTKLSHIDEYISSSPTYQTVPDFQRVQITGDYASGVTVEDFEMVCKGLYRALCIREKYMQKSFQRFPKTPSKYLRNIDGEAWVANESFYPVFTPPAKNGEEPFQTDNLPENLGYHLKMKDGVVHVYPNEAAASKDEPKPLPYLNMDTFLDDMNFLLALIAQGPVKTYTHRRLKFLSSKFQVHEMLNEMDELKELKNNPHRDFYNCRKVDTHIHAAACMNQKHLLRFIKKSYHIDADRVVYSSKEKNLTLKELFATLKMHPYDLTVDSLDVHAGRQTFQRFDKFNDKYNPVGASELRDLYLKTDNYIDGEYFATIIKEVGADLVDAKYQHAEPRLSIYGRSPDEWHKLSSWFVRNRIYCRNMTWLIQVPRIYDVFRSKNFLPHFGKMLENVFMPVFEATINPQAHPDLSVFLKHITGFDSVDDESKHSGHMFSSKSPKPQEWTMEKNPSYTYYAYYMYANITVLNSLRKERGMNTFLFRPHCGEAGALTHLMTAFMTADNISHGLNLKKSPVLQYLFFLAQIPIAMSPLSNNSLFLEYAKNPFLDFLQKGLMISLSTDDPMQFHFTKEPLMEEYAIAAQVFKLSTCDMCEVARNSVLQCGISHEEKAKFLGDNYLEEGPMGNDIRKTNVAQIRMAYRYETWCYELNLIAEGLKSGE; from the exons ATGCCTCTGTTGAAACTTCCAG AAATTGATGATGAAATACGTAGCTTGGCTGAAAAAGTATTTGCCTCTGAAGTCAAAGATGAGGGAGGCCGTCAGGAGATTTCCCCCTTTGATGTGGATGAAATCTGTCCAATTTCTCATCATGAGATGCGagcacacatattccacctggagGCCATGTCCACCTCCACAGAAGGCAGGAG AAAAAAGCGTTTCCATGGACGGAAGACCGTTAATTTGTCCATTCCACAAAGTGAAGCATCTTCCACTAAACTGTCCCATATCGACGAATACATTTCTTCATCTCCAACCTACCAGACCGTGCCTGATTTTCAGAGAGTGCAGATCACTGGCGATTATGCCTCAGGG GTGACAGTTGAAGACTTTGAAATGGTTTGCAAAGGTCTGTACAGGGCACTGTGCATACGGGAGAAGTACATGCAGAAGTCATTTCAGAGATTCCCTAAAACCCCTTCCAAGTACTTGCGGAACATCGATGGTGAGGCTTGGGTAGCAAACGAGAGCTTCTACCCAG TCTTTACCCCTCCTGCGAAGAACGGAGAAGAACCCTTCCAAACAGATAACCTCCCGGAAAACCTGGGTTATCACCTCAAAATGAAGGATGGTGTGGTTCACGTGTATCCTAATGAAGCAGCAGCCAGCAAAGATGAACCTAAGCCACTTCCTTATCTCAATATGGACACCTTCTTAGATGATATGAATTTTTTGCTTGCTTTAATTGCCCAAGGACCTGT TAAGACCTACACCCACCGGCGCCTGAAGTTCCTGTCTTCCAAGTTCCAGGTCCATGAGATGCTCAACGAGATGGACGAGTTAAAGGAGTTGAAGAACAACCCCCACCGAGATTTTTATAACTGCAGGAAG GTGGACACCCATATCCATGCAGCCGCTTGCATGAACCAAAAGCACCTGCTGCGCTTTATTAAGAAATCTTACCACATTGATGCTGACAGAGTGGTCTACAGCAGCAAGGAGAAAAATCTGACCCTGAAGGAACTTTTTGCCACATTAAAGATGCATCCCTATGACCTGACTGTTGATTCTCTGGATGTTCACGCT GGACGCCAGACCTTCCAGCGTTTTGATAAGTTCAATGACAAATACAATCCTGTAGGAGCAAGTGAGCTACGAGACCTCTACTTAAAGACAGACAATTACATTGATGGGGAATATTTTGCCACTATCATCAAG GAGGTAGGTGCAGACCTGGTGGATGCAAAGTACCAGCACGCTGAGCCCCGCCTGTCAATCTATGGCCGCAGTCCTGATGAGTGGCACAAACTGTCCTCCTGGTTCGTCCGTAACCGCATCTACTGCCGCAACATGACTTGGCTGATCCAGGTCCCCAGGATCTA CGATGTGTTCCGATCAAAGAACTTCCTCCCACACTTCGGAAAGATGCTGGAGAATGTTTTCATGCCAGTGTTTGAGGCCACCATTAATCCCCAGGCTCACCCAGACCTCAGTGTCTTCCTTAAGCAT ATTACTGGCTTCGACAGTGTGGATGATGAGTCCAAACACAGTGGCCACATGTTCTCCTCCAAGAGTCCCAAGCCCCAGGAGTGGACCATGGAAAAGAATCCGTCTTATACTTACTATGCCTACTACATGTATGCAAACATCACGGTTCTCAACAGCCTGAGAAA GGAACGAGGCATGAATACTTTCCTGTTCCGACCTCACTGCGGGGAAGCGGGCGCTCTCACCCATCTCATGACAGCATTCATGACAGCAGATAATATCTCTCATGGCCTGAATTTAAAGAAG AGTCCTGTgttacagtatttgttcttcttagCCCAGATTCCCATCGCCATGTCGCCATTAAGTAACAACAGCTTATTTCTAGAATATGCCAAAAATCCCTTTTTAGATTTCCTCCAGAAGGGACTAATGATCTCACTGTCGACAGATGACCCGATGCAATTCCACTTTACCAAG GAGCCCCTAATGGAAGAATATGCCATTGCTGCCCAAGTGTTCAAACTGAGTACCTGCGATATGTGTGAAGTGGCAAGAAACAGTGTTCTGCAATGTGGAATTTCTCATGAG gAGAAAGCAAAGTTCCTGGGCGACAATTACCTTGAGGAAGGCCCTATGGGAAATGATATCCGGAAGACAAATGTAGCCCAAATCCGCATGGCCTATCGCTATGAAACCTGGTGTTATGAACTTAATTTAATTGCTGAAGGCCTTAAATCGGGAGAATAA
- the AMPD1 gene encoding AMP deaminase 1 isoform X1, translating to MPLLKLPAKEKQIDDEIRSLAEKVFASEVKDEGGRQEISPFDVDEICPISHHEMRAHIFHLEAMSTSTEGRRKKRFHGRKTVNLSIPQSEASSTKLSHIDEYISSSPTYQTVPDFQRVQITGDYASGVTVEDFEMVCKGLYRALCIREKYMQKSFQRFPKTPSKYLRNIDGEAWVANESFYPVFTPPAKNGEEPFQTDNLPENLGYHLKMKDGVVHVYPNEAAASKDEPKPLPYLNMDTFLDDMNFLLALIAQGPVKTYTHRRLKFLSSKFQVHEMLNEMDELKELKNNPHRDFYNCRKVDTHIHAAACMNQKHLLRFIKKSYHIDADRVVYSSKEKNLTLKELFATLKMHPYDLTVDSLDVHAGRQTFQRFDKFNDKYNPVGASELRDLYLKTDNYIDGEYFATIIKEVGADLVDAKYQHAEPRLSIYGRSPDEWHKLSSWFVRNRIYCRNMTWLIQVPRIYDVFRSKNFLPHFGKMLENVFMPVFEATINPQAHPDLSVFLKHITGFDSVDDESKHSGHMFSSKSPKPQEWTMEKNPSYTYYAYYMYANITVLNSLRKERGMNTFLFRPHCGEAGALTHLMTAFMTADNISHGLNLKKSPVLQYLFFLAQIPIAMSPLSNNSLFLEYAKNPFLDFLQKGLMISLSTDDPMQFHFTKEPLMEEYAIAAQVFKLSTCDMCEVARNSVLQCGISHEEKAKFLGDNYLEEGPMGNDIRKTNVAQIRMAYRYETWCYELNLIAEGLKSGE from the exons ATGCCTCTGTTGAAACTTCCAG CTAAAGAAAAAC AAATTGATGATGAAATACGTAGCTTGGCTGAAAAAGTATTTGCCTCTGAAGTCAAAGATGAGGGAGGCCGTCAGGAGATTTCCCCCTTTGATGTGGATGAAATCTGTCCAATTTCTCATCATGAGATGCGagcacacatattccacctggagGCCATGTCCACCTCCACAGAAGGCAGGAG AAAAAAGCGTTTCCATGGACGGAAGACCGTTAATTTGTCCATTCCACAAAGTGAAGCATCTTCCACTAAACTGTCCCATATCGACGAATACATTTCTTCATCTCCAACCTACCAGACCGTGCCTGATTTTCAGAGAGTGCAGATCACTGGCGATTATGCCTCAGGG GTGACAGTTGAAGACTTTGAAATGGTTTGCAAAGGTCTGTACAGGGCACTGTGCATACGGGAGAAGTACATGCAGAAGTCATTTCAGAGATTCCCTAAAACCCCTTCCAAGTACTTGCGGAACATCGATGGTGAGGCTTGGGTAGCAAACGAGAGCTTCTACCCAG TCTTTACCCCTCCTGCGAAGAACGGAGAAGAACCCTTCCAAACAGATAACCTCCCGGAAAACCTGGGTTATCACCTCAAAATGAAGGATGGTGTGGTTCACGTGTATCCTAATGAAGCAGCAGCCAGCAAAGATGAACCTAAGCCACTTCCTTATCTCAATATGGACACCTTCTTAGATGATATGAATTTTTTGCTTGCTTTAATTGCCCAAGGACCTGT TAAGACCTACACCCACCGGCGCCTGAAGTTCCTGTCTTCCAAGTTCCAGGTCCATGAGATGCTCAACGAGATGGACGAGTTAAAGGAGTTGAAGAACAACCCCCACCGAGATTTTTATAACTGCAGGAAG GTGGACACCCATATCCATGCAGCCGCTTGCATGAACCAAAAGCACCTGCTGCGCTTTATTAAGAAATCTTACCACATTGATGCTGACAGAGTGGTCTACAGCAGCAAGGAGAAAAATCTGACCCTGAAGGAACTTTTTGCCACATTAAAGATGCATCCCTATGACCTGACTGTTGATTCTCTGGATGTTCACGCT GGACGCCAGACCTTCCAGCGTTTTGATAAGTTCAATGACAAATACAATCCTGTAGGAGCAAGTGAGCTACGAGACCTCTACTTAAAGACAGACAATTACATTGATGGGGAATATTTTGCCACTATCATCAAG GAGGTAGGTGCAGACCTGGTGGATGCAAAGTACCAGCACGCTGAGCCCCGCCTGTCAATCTATGGCCGCAGTCCTGATGAGTGGCACAAACTGTCCTCCTGGTTCGTCCGTAACCGCATCTACTGCCGCAACATGACTTGGCTGATCCAGGTCCCCAGGATCTA CGATGTGTTCCGATCAAAGAACTTCCTCCCACACTTCGGAAAGATGCTGGAGAATGTTTTCATGCCAGTGTTTGAGGCCACCATTAATCCCCAGGCTCACCCAGACCTCAGTGTCTTCCTTAAGCAT ATTACTGGCTTCGACAGTGTGGATGATGAGTCCAAACACAGTGGCCACATGTTCTCCTCCAAGAGTCCCAAGCCCCAGGAGTGGACCATGGAAAAGAATCCGTCTTATACTTACTATGCCTACTACATGTATGCAAACATCACGGTTCTCAACAGCCTGAGAAA GGAACGAGGCATGAATACTTTCCTGTTCCGACCTCACTGCGGGGAAGCGGGCGCTCTCACCCATCTCATGACAGCATTCATGACAGCAGATAATATCTCTCATGGCCTGAATTTAAAGAAG AGTCCTGTgttacagtatttgttcttcttagCCCAGATTCCCATCGCCATGTCGCCATTAAGTAACAACAGCTTATTTCTAGAATATGCCAAAAATCCCTTTTTAGATTTCCTCCAGAAGGGACTAATGATCTCACTGTCGACAGATGACCCGATGCAATTCCACTTTACCAAG GAGCCCCTAATGGAAGAATATGCCATTGCTGCCCAAGTGTTCAAACTGAGTACCTGCGATATGTGTGAAGTGGCAAGAAACAGTGTTCTGCAATGTGGAATTTCTCATGAG gAGAAAGCAAAGTTCCTGGGCGACAATTACCTTGAGGAAGGCCCTATGGGAAATGATATCCGGAAGACAAATGTAGCCCAAATCCGCATGGCCTATCGCTATGAAACCTGGTGTTATGAACTTAATTTAATTGCTGAAGGCCTTAAATCGGGAGAATAA